One Frankia alni ACN14a DNA window includes the following coding sequences:
- a CDS encoding amino acid ABC transporter ATP-binding protein, with translation MTAAGDGVGPPAAAPSGPASPDAAAVLSVRGLVKLYGDAVVLRDVSFDVGPGQAVVLVGGSGSGKSTLLRCLNLLETVDDGEILLAGEEITDPRVNADRIRRRIGVVFQAYNLFPHLTVLQNVTLAPVLVHRVPRAAARDRARGLLTRIGLADKLDVYPDRLSGGQQQRLAIVRALATGPDLLLLDEITSALDPELVGEVLDLVGELKRDGLPMVLATHEMAFAREIADEVLVLDGGTVIERGAPRRVLDDPHEERTRRFLARLREPGPRGGAAGPAPRP, from the coding sequence GTGACGGCGGCCGGCGACGGGGTCGGGCCGCCCGCGGCGGCGCCCAGCGGGCCGGCGTCGCCCGACGCGGCGGCGGTGCTGAGCGTGCGCGGGCTGGTGAAGCTCTACGGGGACGCCGTCGTGCTGCGCGATGTCAGCTTCGACGTCGGGCCCGGCCAGGCCGTCGTACTCGTCGGTGGCAGCGGGTCGGGCAAGTCGACGCTGTTGCGCTGCCTGAACCTGCTGGAGACCGTCGACGACGGCGAGATCCTGCTGGCCGGCGAGGAGATCACCGATCCGCGGGTGAACGCCGATCGGATCCGCCGCCGTATCGGCGTCGTGTTCCAGGCATACAACCTGTTCCCGCACCTGACGGTGCTGCAGAACGTCACCCTCGCGCCGGTCCTGGTCCACCGGGTGCCCCGCGCCGCCGCCCGCGACCGGGCCCGCGGGCTGCTCACCCGCATCGGGCTCGCCGACAAGCTCGACGTCTACCCCGACCGGCTCTCCGGCGGCCAGCAGCAGCGGCTGGCGATCGTGCGGGCGCTGGCGACCGGGCCGGACCTGCTGCTGCTCGACGAGATCACCTCGGCGCTCGACCCGGAACTGGTCGGTGAGGTGCTCGACCTCGTCGGCGAGCTCAAGCGCGACGGCCTGCCGATGGTGCTGGCGACCCACGAGATGGCGTTCGCGCGGGAGATCGCCGACGAGGTGCTCGTCCTCGACGGCGGTACGGTCATCGAGCGGGGCGCGCCGCGACGGGTTCTCGACGACCCCCACGAGGAGCGGACCCGCCGGTTCCTGGCCCGCCTCCGGGAGCCGGGTCCGCGGGGAGGCGCTGCGGGCCCGGCGCCGCGGCCGTGA